From the Pseudomonadales bacterium genome, one window contains:
- a CDS encoding PQQ-dependent dehydrogenase, methanol/ethanol family, with protein sequence MSKLFASKARRALMAVMGIASSLFLLSWANANDGAWKAPADRSEADWSMHGNASDATHYSPLGQIDQTNVHRLGLLWYYDIPPVVSVQAAPLAIDGVLYFATGYSVIHAMNARTGKLLWRYDPEVYKFAGSSAMRAAWGIRGIACLDGKIYTGTHDGRLIALDAETGKLAWSVQTTTPNDGRYITGAPLVFKDTVIIGHAGADYAPIRGYVTAYDARTGELRWRFYTVPGEPGKKDGAASDAVLEKLAQPTWHGEWWRFGGGGTVWNAMTYDRKFNQVYLGTGNGFPWNQKIRSPGGGDNLFLASIVALDADSGEYRWHYQVNPGETWDYNAAMDMELAELVIDGRQRSVLLQAPKNGFFYVIDRKNGELLSAEKIARVNWATSIDLKSGRPVENPEARYADGKTFVLYPSQQGAHNIQTMSFNPGTGLAYIPVLEFGMPFVDPPDGLDNWTPKPNWVLNGGVGSAAGVRFDPPISGLLAWNPATQQEIWRKSGWPGMFHGGTITTAGNLVFQGRADGSFFAYAADSGKELWRFDAQAGIVSQPISYQVDGRQFITLIVGYRGFGGPSGYQPEWDYYTQQRRVLTFALDAPLSLPPQDRRVREFIDAPSFTVEGSKAIAGASVFATYCARCHGANAQSGGAAPDLRKSLRVADFAAIKTVVHGGALLPRGMPQFAEFNDSRIEELQHFIIREARSVKSDARSGK encoded by the coding sequence GTGAGTAAGTTGTTCGCGAGCAAGGCACGTCGGGCTTTGATGGCCGTGATGGGCATCGCCTCGTCGCTTTTCCTCCTGTCATGGGCGAATGCGAACGACGGCGCATGGAAGGCTCCGGCAGATCGGTCAGAAGCCGATTGGAGCATGCATGGAAACGCATCTGACGCCACTCACTACAGTCCGCTCGGGCAAATCGACCAGACAAACGTGCATCGCCTGGGATTGCTCTGGTACTACGACATCCCCCCGGTGGTCAGCGTCCAGGCCGCACCGCTCGCCATCGACGGCGTGCTGTATTTCGCCACGGGCTACAGCGTCATCCATGCGATGAATGCCCGTACCGGCAAGCTGCTCTGGAGGTACGACCCCGAGGTCTACAAGTTCGCGGGATCAAGCGCCATGCGTGCGGCCTGGGGGATACGCGGCATCGCCTGCCTTGACGGCAAGATCTACACCGGGACACACGATGGCAGGCTCATTGCGCTCGATGCCGAAACCGGAAAGCTTGCCTGGAGCGTCCAGACGACGACGCCGAATGACGGCCGCTACATCACCGGTGCGCCGCTGGTATTCAAGGACACCGTGATCATCGGCCATGCCGGAGCCGATTACGCGCCCATTCGAGGTTACGTGACGGCCTATGATGCCAGGACCGGCGAGCTTCGCTGGCGCTTCTATACAGTCCCCGGGGAACCGGGCAAGAAGGATGGTGCGGCATCCGATGCAGTTCTCGAGAAATTGGCGCAACCCACCTGGCACGGGGAATGGTGGAGGTTCGGCGGCGGAGGCACGGTATGGAACGCCATGACCTACGACCGGAAATTCAACCAGGTCTATCTCGGCACCGGAAACGGTTTTCCATGGAACCAGAAGATCAGGAGCCCTGGCGGAGGGGACAACCTGTTCCTGGCGTCGATCGTCGCACTCGATGCAGATTCTGGCGAATACCGCTGGCATTACCAGGTCAACCCAGGCGAAACCTGGGACTACAACGCTGCGATGGACATGGAACTGGCGGAGCTGGTCATCGATGGACGCCAGAGATCCGTGCTGCTGCAAGCGCCCAAGAACGGTTTCTTCTACGTCATCGACCGCAAAAACGGCGAACTCCTGTCCGCCGAAAAAATAGCCCGGGTGAACTGGGCCACATCGATCGATCTGAAATCCGGTCGTCCGGTCGAAAATCCCGAAGCGCGCTACGCCGATGGCAAGACTTTCGTCCTCTACCCATCCCAACAGGGAGCACACAACATCCAGACGATGTCATTCAACCCTGGCACCGGACTCGCCTACATACCGGTGCTCGAATTCGGCATGCCATTCGTTGACCCGCCAGACGGTCTCGACAACTGGACGCCCAAGCCGAATTGGGTGCTGAACGGCGGGGTTGGCAGTGCCGCAGGCGTTCGGTTCGATCCGCCCATTTCCGGCCTGCTTGCGTGGAACCCAGCGACACAGCAGGAGATCTGGAGGAAATCAGGGTGGCCCGGCATGTTTCACGGCGGAACGATCACCACAGCGGGGAACCTGGTTTTTCAGGGGCGTGCCGATGGCAGCTTCTTCGCCTATGCCGCAGATTCCGGCAAGGAACTCTGGCGTTTCGACGCCCAGGCGGGAATCGTCTCCCAGCCGATCAGCTATCAGGTGGACGGCCGTCAGTTCATCACCCTGATCGTGGGCTATCGTGGCTTCGGCGGACCAAGCGGCTATCAACCCGAATGGGACTACTACACGCAACAGCGACGCGTACTCACGTTTGCCCTCGATGCACCGCTGTCGCTTCCGCCGCAGGATCGCCGCGTGCGCGAGTTCATCGACGCGCCGTCATTCACGGTTGAGGGGAGCAAGGCAATAGCCGGCGCTTCGGTGTTCGCAACATATTGTGCGCGCTGCCATGGGGCGAATGCCCAATCCGGTGGTGCGGCGCCGGACTTGAGGAAATCATTGCGCGTAGCGGATTTCGCTGCCATCAAGACGGTCGTGCACGGTGGTGCGTTGCTGCCTCGAGGCATGCCGCAATTTGCCGAGTTCAATGATTCCCGGATCGAGGAACTGCAACACTTCATCATTCGCGAAGCCCGCAGCGTCAAAAGCGACGCCCGTTCCGGAAAATGA
- a CDS encoding membrane-bound PQQ-dependent dehydrogenase, glucose/quinate/shikimate family: MATQSRPQAFDSTDTRTVTGLQRLLRCALGSVLVIVGILLVVGGGRLLSLGGSAYYLPAGLAHLVAGVLICRGRSLGVWIYAGYFIATIVWALAEVGAAFWLLLPRLGMPFGFLVLMLLPWMRRHVAFTITAAVVVLGGAVLLLRNDTSGVPASVPPDAASGPAADWADYGSNKAGTRFSAASQITTQNVSELKVAWTYRSGDLPGSNGRGSAPQMFEATPLQVGDTLYLCTPRNIVIALDADTGAERWRHDPEVDTTGVYTQACRGVSYHHSSSTAGLASCASRILVATIDGRMIALDARTGSLCADFGSGGEVSLRTGLGDVKGGIHFTTSPAIVVGDIAVVGSFVLDNMATDEPSGVVRAFDVLSGRQVWSWDAGRADPNAEPEPGDTYVRGSPNAWSLFSADEKLGLVYIPTGNAPPDYYGAHRTPEMERYSSSVVALDVNTGKVHWSFQTVHHDLWDYDVASQPVLVDLPLDGELVPALIQATKQGEIFVLDRRNGNPIGPVEEHPFPAGDVEGERYSPTQPVSLAFPSLVPPPIREEDMWGGTPLDQMWCRIEYRKLRYLGRFTPPSLQRSLVYPGNNGFMNWGSLAVDPARGILVVPTSYMAATFQLIPRAEAPKSDGIVVEGTAAFSPMKGTPYAVRTERPFGSPFGVPCNAPPWGKLAAIDYRNHRILWDRPLGTTEDHAPLGIPVPGVFSQGGPLITAGGLVFIGAAMDNYLRAFDLGSGKEIWKARLPAGGQATPMSYVSPRTGKQYVVIAAGGHAFMQTTIGDYVVAYSIEGNERPAARPQ, translated from the coding sequence ATGGCTACGCAATCCCGGCCGCAGGCATTCGATTCGACGGATACACGCACCGTGACAGGGCTGCAACGCCTGCTGCGCTGTGCCTTGGGCAGCGTGCTGGTGATCGTCGGCATCCTGCTCGTCGTCGGTGGTGGTCGTCTGCTTTCTCTGGGCGGCTCGGCCTACTACCTGCCCGCGGGCCTTGCCCACCTGGTCGCAGGCGTCCTGATCTGTCGTGGTCGCTCGCTGGGTGTATGGATCTACGCGGGGTATTTCATCGCGACGATCGTCTGGGCGCTGGCCGAGGTCGGCGCAGCGTTCTGGTTGCTGCTGCCTCGCCTCGGCATGCCGTTCGGTTTCCTGGTGCTGATGTTGCTGCCGTGGATGCGCCGGCACGTCGCGTTCACGATCACGGCCGCGGTGGTGGTGCTTGGCGGTGCCGTGCTGCTGCTTCGCAACGACACGAGCGGCGTTCCCGCGAGCGTGCCACCCGATGCAGCTTCCGGGCCGGCTGCGGACTGGGCCGACTACGGCAGCAACAAGGCCGGCACACGTTTCTCGGCTGCGTCGCAGATCACCACGCAGAACGTATCCGAGCTGAAAGTCGCCTGGACCTACCGCAGTGGTGATCTGCCGGGAAGCAACGGACGTGGTTCTGCACCGCAGATGTTCGAAGCCACACCGCTGCAGGTGGGTGACACGCTGTATCTGTGCACGCCGCGCAATATCGTGATTGCGCTGGATGCGGACACCGGTGCCGAGCGCTGGCGCCATGACCCCGAGGTCGATACTACCGGGGTCTATACCCAGGCGTGCCGTGGTGTCTCGTATCACCACTCCAGCAGTACGGCAGGGCTCGCGAGCTGTGCCAGCCGCATTCTCGTGGCAACGATCGACGGACGCATGATTGCGCTCGATGCAAGGACGGGAAGTCTGTGTGCGGACTTCGGCTCGGGGGGCGAGGTTTCGCTTCGCACCGGGCTTGGTGACGTGAAGGGCGGCATCCACTTCACGACCTCGCCGGCGATCGTCGTCGGCGATATCGCGGTGGTCGGCAGTTTCGTGCTCGACAACATGGCGACCGACGAGCCTTCCGGTGTGGTGAGAGCGTTCGACGTGCTGAGTGGTCGCCAGGTGTGGAGCTGGGACGCGGGGCGGGCGGATCCCAACGCCGAGCCTGAGCCCGGCGATACCTATGTGCGCGGTTCGCCGAACGCGTGGAGCCTGTTCAGCGCCGACGAGAAGCTCGGCCTGGTCTATATCCCGACCGGCAACGCTCCGCCGGATTACTACGGTGCGCACCGTACTCCGGAAATGGAGCGCTACAGCAGTTCCGTGGTCGCGCTCGACGTGAATACCGGCAAGGTGCACTGGTCCTTCCAGACGGTGCACCACGATCTGTGGGACTACGACGTCGCATCCCAGCCCGTGCTGGTCGATCTGCCGCTCGACGGAGAGCTGGTCCCGGCGCTGATCCAGGCGACCAAGCAGGGCGAGATCTTCGTGCTGGACCGCAGGAATGGCAACCCGATCGGCCCCGTCGAAGAGCATCCGTTCCCCGCCGGCGACGTCGAGGGCGAACGCTATTCCCCGACCCAGCCGGTCTCGCTCGCGTTCCCGAGCCTGGTGCCGCCGCCGATCCGCGAGGAGGATATGTGGGGCGGTACCCCGCTCGACCAGATGTGGTGCCGGATCGAGTACCGCAAGCTGCGTTACCTGGGTCGCTTCACGCCGCCTTCGCTGCAAAGAAGCCTGGTCTATCCGGGCAACAACGGGTTCATGAACTGGGGTAGCCTGGCGGTCGATCCGGCGCGCGGCATCCTGGTCGTGCCCACGTCGTACATGGCTGCTACCTTCCAGCTCATACCCCGGGCGGAAGCTCCCAAGTCGGACGGCATCGTGGTCGAAGGAACCGCGGCGTTCTCGCCGATGAAGGGCACGCCCTACGCGGTTCGCACCGAACGTCCCTTCGGCTCTCCGTTCGGCGTGCCGTGCAATGCACCCCCGTGGGGCAAGCTGGCAGCAATCGATTACAGGAACCACAGGATCCTGTGGGATCGCCCGCTTGGAACGACGGAAGACCATGCGCCGCTGGGAATCCCGGTTCCCGGGGTCTTCAGCCAGGGCGGCCCGCTGATCACCGCGGGTGGCCTCGTGTTCATCGGTGCGGCGATGGACAATTATCTGCGCGCCTTCGATCTCGGCAGTGGCAAGGAAATCTGGAAGGCAAGACTGCCTGCCGGTGGGCAGGCAACGCCGATGAGCTACGTCTCGCCGCGCACCGGCAAGCAGTACGTGGTGATCGCCGCCGGCGGCCATGCGTTCATGCAGACGACGATCGGCGACTACGTGGTCGCCTACAGCATCGAGGGCAACGAGCGTCCGGCAGCCCGGCCGCAGTAA
- a CDS encoding SDR family oxidoreductase yields MRLENQIAIVTGAGGTGGIGEAIARRFVAEGATVVVCDIDEEKARGVAHALGPRAVPWACDVKSSARIDAMVTETVRRFGRLDILVNNVGFTVPGFLRELGDKDWHHVLDACLSSTFYGIRAALGPMRNQKSGSIINIGSAAGVGGAPGLGVYGAAKAGVISLTQTAALENFKAGVRVNCVLPNAATKPLLEWFDTTPGGRRTRAAIEAYSRCGSPDEIASAVLFLAGADSSYVNGAILPVDGGLSARQACVDAEIE; encoded by the coding sequence ATGCGTCTGGAGAATCAGATCGCGATCGTCACCGGTGCCGGCGGTACAGGCGGCATCGGCGAGGCCATAGCCAGGCGCTTTGTCGCGGAGGGGGCCACGGTCGTCGTTTGCGATATCGACGAAGAGAAGGCCCGAGGCGTTGCCCACGCGCTCGGACCGCGTGCCGTTCCCTGGGCCTGCGACGTGAAGTCCTCGGCCCGGATCGATGCGATGGTGACCGAAACGGTGCGCCGCTTCGGTCGTCTCGACATCCTCGTGAACAACGTCGGCTTCACGGTGCCCGGCTTCCTGCGTGAACTCGGCGACAAGGATTGGCATCACGTGCTGGACGCCTGCCTGTCGTCGACCTTCTACGGCATCCGCGCGGCGCTGGGGCCGATGCGTAACCAGAAGAGCGGCTCCATCATCAATATCGGGTCGGCAGCCGGAGTCGGCGGCGCACCTGGTCTCGGCGTCTACGGTGCCGCGAAGGCGGGCGTGATCAGCCTCACGCAGACCGCGGCACTGGAGAACTTCAAGGCCGGAGTACGGGTCAATTGCGTGCTCCCGAATGCCGCCACCAAGCCACTGCTCGAATGGTTCGATACGACTCCCGGCGGGCGCAGGACACGCGCCGCGATCGAGGCGTATTCGCGCTGCGGATCACCGGATGAAATCGCATCCGCGGTGCTGTTCCTCGCGGGTGCAGACAGTTCCTACGTGAACGGTGCGATCCTGCCGGTCGATGGCGGGCTTTCGGCACGACAGGCGTGCGTCGATGCCGAGATAGAGTGA
- a CDS encoding TonB-dependent receptor, producing the protein MLSAVCLVPEASAQTEHRSAGLEEITVTARRQEESLQQIPVAVTALSGNLLDKLNVVDATKLGQLVPNVMITQQTSSLNAAQVYIRGIGQNEPAANAEAGVGIYMDGVYIARTAGALFDLVDLERIEVLRGPQGTLFGRNTTGGAVQLVTKKPTDESGADLKAGYGRFNDWYARARVDTGLLGSSPIKATIAYMHRERDGYFNNRLASNKEDPGSLKADSIWVGLHGDFTDRFTADLSFDYGKRKGSPVFFQMVAATPDVRNYYGNSPSHGGAPFVITPKRLNSGEQAPFDGRFYSKGEVKGTGLTLEYALNDALSLKSITAYRTFEQDTICALTGNGVMRGETGYLDAYFAYQSTGVADLNGPYNCNNAPQNQHQFSEELQILGSTERWKYVAGVFYFKEKAAEHNRQRLTYVLPSFLTPPGGAGINLYPLSAFGGATKSKAAFGQVSYRPMILNDKLEISLGARYTEDEKSFWSSSFTQKPSKNFSNTSWLLSANYQFTDDIMGYARVSTGYKAGGFSPRAAMPASFGAEKATAYEAGLKTEWWDQRVRANLAVYRTDYDDMQVSQFLANTSGSAATVVNAGKAQFQGFEFELAAAVTDSLTLTADWGYTDPEYKKYMYRDRNTNQVIDISNEARFVQLTKSNWHLGAEYVFPRLSFGELTARLDYAQSSERYMFAVDRDTPFNRDIHDPGRKNLSARVSLGDMQLGDMGTWELGVWGDNLTNHDNVGDGIDFGDLGFAGKYWLEPRRYGIDARITF; encoded by the coding sequence ATGCTCTCCGCCGTCTGCCTGGTTCCCGAAGCCAGCGCGCAGACCGAGCACCGCTCTGCCGGACTCGAGGAAATCACCGTGACGGCGCGGCGCCAGGAAGAGTCGCTGCAACAGATCCCGGTCGCCGTGACGGCGCTCTCGGGCAATCTGCTCGACAAGCTGAATGTGGTGGATGCCACCAAGCTGGGGCAACTGGTTCCGAACGTGATGATCACGCAGCAGACCAGCAGCCTGAATGCCGCACAGGTCTATATCCGTGGCATCGGCCAGAACGAGCCGGCGGCAAACGCCGAAGCCGGCGTAGGTATCTATATGGACGGCGTCTATATCGCGCGCACGGCGGGAGCGCTGTTCGACCTGGTGGACCTCGAGCGCATCGAGGTGCTGCGCGGGCCGCAGGGAACGCTGTTCGGTCGCAATACGACCGGTGGCGCGGTACAGCTCGTGACCAAGAAGCCGACCGACGAATCCGGCGCCGATCTGAAGGCGGGCTACGGGCGTTTCAACGACTGGTACGCGCGCGCGCGCGTCGATACCGGTCTGCTGGGGAGCTCCCCGATCAAGGCAACGATCGCGTACATGCACCGCGAGCGCGACGGCTATTTCAACAACCGTCTGGCCAGCAACAAGGAGGATCCCGGTTCGTTGAAGGCCGATTCGATCTGGGTTGGTCTGCACGGTGATTTCACGGACCGCTTTACCGCCGATCTGTCGTTTGATTACGGCAAGCGCAAGGGCAGCCCGGTGTTCTTCCAGATGGTTGCCGCCACCCCCGACGTGCGCAATTACTACGGCAACTCGCCGAGTCATGGTGGGGCGCCGTTCGTGATCACGCCGAAGCGGTTGAACAGCGGCGAGCAGGCGCCATTCGATGGCCGCTTCTACAGCAAGGGCGAAGTGAAAGGCACCGGACTCACGCTGGAGTATGCGCTGAACGATGCCTTGTCGCTGAAGTCGATCACGGCGTACCGCACCTTCGAGCAGGACACGATCTGCGCGCTGACCGGCAACGGCGTCATGCGCGGCGAGACGGGCTACCTGGATGCATACTTTGCCTATCAGTCGACGGGCGTCGCGGACCTGAACGGACCGTACAACTGTAACAACGCGCCCCAGAACCAGCATCAGTTTTCGGAGGAGCTGCAGATCCTCGGCAGCACCGAGCGCTGGAAGTACGTCGCCGGCGTGTTCTACTTCAAGGAAAAAGCCGCCGAGCACAACCGGCAGCGGCTCACGTATGTGCTTCCGAGCTTTCTTACCCCTCCCGGGGGCGCAGGGATAAACCTGTATCCGCTGTCGGCCTTTGGCGGCGCGACCAAGTCGAAGGCGGCTTTCGGTCAGGTCAGTTACAGGCCGATGATCCTCAACGACAAGCTCGAGATCTCGCTCGGTGCACGCTACACGGAGGACGAGAAGAGTTTCTGGTCGAGCAGTTTCACCCAGAAGCCGAGCAAGAATTTCAGCAACACCTCGTGGCTGCTGTCGGCCAACTACCAGTTCACGGACGACATCATGGGTTATGCCCGCGTGTCGACGGGTTACAAGGCCGGTGGTTTTTCGCCGCGTGCAGCAATGCCAGCGAGTTTCGGCGCCGAGAAGGCAACAGCCTACGAAGCGGGCCTGAAGACCGAGTGGTGGGACCAGCGAGTGCGTGCCAACCTGGCCGTGTACCGCACCGACTACGACGATATGCAGGTATCACAGTTCCTGGCCAACACGTCAGGTTCGGCTGCGACCGTCGTCAACGCAGGCAAGGCGCAATTCCAGGGCTTCGAGTTCGAGCTGGCGGCCGCAGTGACCGACAGCCTCACGCTGACCGCCGACTGGGGTTACACCGATCCCGAGTACAAGAAGTACATGTATCGTGACCGGAACACGAACCAGGTGATCGACATTTCGAACGAGGCGCGCTTCGTGCAGTTGACGAAGAGCAACTGGCACCTCGGTGCGGAATACGTGTTCCCGCGCCTGTCGTTCGGAGAGCTGACTGCGCGCCTGGATTATGCCCAGAGCTCGGAGCGGTATATGTTTGCGGTCGATCGGGACACGCCGTTCAACCGGGACATCCACGATCCGGGCCGCAAGAACCTCAGTGCACGCGTGTCGCTGGGAGACATGCAGCTGGGCGACATGGGCACATGGGAGCTTGGCGTCTGGGGTGACAACCTGACCAATCACGACAACGTGGGTGACGGCATCGACTTTGGTGATCTCGGGTTCGCAGGCAAGTACTGGCTCGAGCCGCGCCGCTACGGTATCGATGCGCGTATAACCTTCTGA
- a CDS encoding FAD-dependent oxidoreductase: MSDPGNASVNHPLLLAGVPGWDATVDVLIVGYGAAGACAALEAARAGAEVCIVEASGTYGGASALSSGEIYAGGGGGTPIQRAAGYEDASDDMYRYLMMAGGPDADTAKVRLYVDRSLEHFDWMQQQGVPFKNSHIRERILEPATDDCLVWSGSEEAWPFSAHARPCPRGFMPQWTGGSTGRQMMDVLAARVAELPIDVHLETRCTALVVDPSGRVCGIAARSTGRTVFLQARRGVILCAGGFIMNQDMVRQHAPLALRANRPIGALDDGSGILLGQSVGGHAIHMDEIFATLPQYPPEQNIHGIFIDGHGQRFINEDCYHGRVTQYMLRRSGTRFWLLLDQSSYVEQPFQEFFRIGIGATGETWAEVEAELALPAGALTGTVDFYNRHAAEGRDPLFHKVTRWLRPLVQPPFVALDFRIDHALCSTFTLGGLDTLPGGDVLDAARKPVPGLFAAGRTACGIPRWGEGYSSGMSIGDATFFGRMAGQSAAIAQ, translated from the coding sequence ATGAGCGATCCGGGAAATGCATCGGTCAACCACCCGCTGCTGCTTGCCGGCGTACCCGGCTGGGATGCGACGGTCGATGTGCTGATCGTCGGCTACGGCGCTGCCGGCGCCTGTGCCGCACTGGAGGCGGCGCGCGCGGGAGCCGAGGTCTGCATCGTCGAGGCAAGCGGCACATACGGCGGTGCCTCGGCGCTGTCTTCCGGCGAAATCTACGCCGGCGGCGGGGGCGGCACCCCGATCCAGCGCGCGGCGGGTTACGAAGACGCCAGCGACGACATGTACCGCTACCTGATGATGGCGGGAGGTCCGGATGCCGATACAGCCAAGGTACGCCTTTACGTCGACCGCAGCCTCGAGCACTTCGACTGGATGCAACAGCAGGGCGTCCCGTTCAAGAACTCGCATATCCGCGAGCGGATCCTCGAACCCGCAACCGATGACTGCCTGGTATGGAGCGGCAGCGAGGAAGCCTGGCCATTCTCGGCGCACGCCAGGCCCTGCCCGCGCGGTTTCATGCCACAGTGGACCGGCGGCAGCACCGGCAGACAGATGATGGACGTACTTGCCGCACGCGTGGCGGAGCTGCCGATCGATGTGCACCTTGAAACACGCTGCACGGCACTGGTGGTCGACCCGAGTGGCAGGGTTTGCGGCATCGCCGCGCGCAGCACGGGGCGCACGGTGTTCCTGCAGGCACGGCGCGGCGTGATCCTGTGCGCAGGCGGCTTCATCATGAACCAGGATATGGTCAGGCAGCACGCACCACTCGCGCTGCGTGCCAACCGGCCAATCGGCGCGCTCGACGACGGCTCGGGAATCCTGCTCGGGCAAAGCGTCGGCGGACACGCAATCCACATGGACGAGATATTCGCAACGCTGCCGCAGTACCCACCGGAGCAGAACATCCACGGCATCTTCATCGACGGGCACGGACAGCGATTCATCAACGAGGACTGCTACCACGGCCGCGTCACCCAATACATGCTGCGCCGTAGCGGTACCCGTTTCTGGCTGCTGCTGGACCAGTCAAGCTACGTGGAGCAGCCGTTCCAGGAGTTCTTCAGGATCGGGATCGGCGCAACCGGCGAAACCTGGGCCGAAGTCGAAGCCGAACTCGCGCTGCCGGCAGGCGCGCTGACGGGGACGGTCGACTTCTACAACCGCCATGCAGCCGAAGGTCGCGATCCGCTGTTTCACAAGGTCACTCGCTGGCTGCGCCCGCTGGTGCAGCCGCCGTTCGTGGCACTCGACTTTCGCATCGATCACGCACTGTGCTCCACCTTCACGCTGGGTGGACTCGACACCCTGCCGGGAGGCGACGTGCTCGATGCCGCACGCAAACCGGTTCCCGGACTGTTTGCCGCAGGGCGCACTGCCTGCGGCATCCCGCGCTGGGGCGAGGGCTACAGCTCGGGAATGTCGATCGGCGACGCCACGTTCTTCGGACGCATGGCGGGGCAGTCGGCAGCCATTGCGCAGTAG
- a CDS encoding FAD-binding protein — protein MPASSAIRIDTGRQREVLRALREVLPAHCLLHREEDTRPYECDGLTLQRRLPMVVALPESEGQVAQVLRSCHTLGVPVVPRGAGTGLSGGCTPLADGVLLSTAKLNRILQIDPLARIARVQPGVRNLAVSEAAAPHGLYYAPDPSSQIACTIGGNVAENAGGVHCLKYGLTVHNVLRVRGLTMEGECVEFGSEALDAPGLELLALLVGSEGMLVVITEVSVKLLPRPQLARCVMASFDNVSSAGDGVAAIIAAGLIPAGLEMMDQPAARMVEPFVNAGYDLEAAAILLVEADGTPEEVDDEIAQIMQVLRQAGATRIAVSDSEAERLKFWAGRKAAFPAAGRVSPAYYCMDGTIPRRRLGEMLAAIQQMEQKYVLRCPNVFHAGDGNLHPLILFDDNDPDQRQRAEAFGVEILELSVALGGTITGEHGVGLEKITQMCTQFAPEALARFHGIKHAFDPSGLLNPDKAIPTLHRCAEYGRMKVVGGRLPFPELERF, from the coding sequence ATGCCAGCAAGCTCCGCCATCAGGATCGACACCGGGCGTCAGCGCGAGGTGTTGCGGGCACTGCGCGAGGTGCTGCCCGCGCACTGCCTGCTGCATCGCGAGGAGGACACGCGCCCCTACGAATGCGACGGGCTGACGCTGCAGCGGCGGCTGCCGATGGTCGTGGCCTTGCCGGAAAGCGAGGGACAGGTCGCGCAGGTGCTGCGCAGCTGCCACACACTGGGCGTACCGGTGGTGCCACGCGGGGCAGGCACGGGGCTGTCGGGCGGCTGCACTCCGCTAGCGGATGGGGTTCTGCTGTCCACGGCGAAACTCAACCGCATCCTGCAGATCGACCCGCTGGCGCGCATTGCCCGCGTGCAGCCCGGCGTGCGCAATCTGGCGGTTTCCGAAGCCGCCGCGCCACACGGGCTCTACTACGCTCCGGACCCATCCAGCCAGATCGCGTGCACCATCGGCGGCAACGTCGCCGAAAACGCCGGCGGCGTGCACTGCCTGAAATACGGCCTGACCGTGCACAACGTACTGCGCGTGCGCGGCCTGACCATGGAAGGTGAATGCGTCGAATTCGGCTCGGAGGCACTCGACGCGCCGGGGCTCGAGCTGCTGGCGCTGCTCGTCGGCTCCGAGGGAATGCTGGTCGTGATCACCGAGGTCAGCGTGAAGCTGCTGCCGCGACCGCAGCTTGCGCGCTGCGTGATGGCGAGCTTCGATAATGTGTCCAGCGCCGGCGACGGCGTTGCCGCGATCATCGCCGCCGGGCTGATCCCGGCCGGACTGGAAATGATGGACCAGCCGGCTGCGCGGATGGTCGAGCCGTTCGTGAACGCTGGCTACGACCTCGAGGCGGCAGCGATCCTGCTGGTCGAGGCCGACGGCACACCCGAGGAAGTCGACGACGAGATCGCGCAGATCATGCAGGTGCTCCGGCAGGCCGGAGCCACCCGTATCGCGGTCTCGGACTCGGAGGCCGAACGCCTGAAGTTCTGGGCCGGACGCAAGGCGGCGTTCCCGGCAGCCGGTCGCGTATCGCCGGCGTATTACTGCATGGACGGCACCATCCCGCGCCGGCGCCTTGGCGAGATGCTCGCAGCCATCCAGCAGATGGAACAGAAGTACGTCCTGCGCTGCCCGAATGTCTTCCACGCCGGCGACGGGAACCTGCACCCGCTGATCCTGTTCGACGACAACGACCCCGACCAGCGCCAACGCGCGGAAGCCTTCGGCGTCGAGATCCTCGAGCTGAGCGTCGCGCTCGGCGGCACCATCACCGGCGAGCACGGCGTGGGGCTCGAGAAGATCACGCAGATGTGCACCCAGTTCGCTCCGGAGGCGCTCGCGCGATTCCACGGGATCAAGCACGCCTTCGACCCGTCAGGGCTGCTGAACCCGGACAAGGCGATTCCCACGCTGCACCGCTGCGCCGAGTACGGACGCATGAAGGTGGTCGGCGGCAGACTGCCGTTCCCGGAGCTGGAGCGTTTCTGA